One window of Gloeothece citriformis PCC 7424 genomic DNA carries:
- a CDS encoding DUF4168 domain-containing protein, with product MFKTILKVTLIGAMALGIPVVAQSYSYSGKILAQETQSQEISSEELQKFVAAIKQIEQIEYKAQEQMAQAVEQEGLTTERFLEIGNSNSNTEVSSQEQEQFSGALAKVQEIAEKAESDKKNVLEEQGFEIERFNQIIAQIQQDPSLKQQVQQMLQK from the coding sequence ATGTTTAAAACTATTTTAAAAGTGACTTTAATAGGAGCTATGGCTTTAGGAATCCCTGTGGTAGCTCAAAGTTACAGCTATTCTGGCAAAATTCTGGCACAAGAAACTCAAAGTCAAGAAATTTCCTCAGAAGAACTGCAAAAATTTGTGGCAGCCATTAAGCAAATAGAACAAATAGAATATAAAGCTCAAGAACAAATGGCGCAGGCAGTCGAACAGGAAGGTTTAACTACAGAACGATTTTTAGAAATTGGTAATTCTAATTCTAATACCGAAGTCTCCTCACAAGAGCAGGAACAATTTAGTGGAGCGTTAGCTAAAGTTCAAGAAATTGCTGAGAAAGCTGAATCCGACAAAAAAAACGTTTTAGAGGAGCAAGGGTTTGAAATAGAACGATTTAATCAAATAATCGCACAGATTCAACAAGATCCTTCTTTAAAACAGCAGGTTCAACAAATGTTACAAAAGTAA
- a CDS encoding sensor histidine kinase: MTLLIDSSPYQPIYALWSNNFYLFNGGLLVIILALFNLVFKIHNLKKINQQLLQQIDQSKETEARLKLVFEHSSDDLLLMILDHPIDWNNSIDKEKTLDYVFAHQKVMNINHSSLQQYGATLEEFLGLTPNELFAHDLEQGRKLWRNLFDAGKLHQKTHERKLDGTPILIEGNYICFYDEQGRIKGHLRINPNSNLLKTLENKAIQIDKLYQEIDTFFYSVSHDLRAPLRHINGFLNALRKELNQLNNVELSKVNHYLEIIDESSQKMSQLIDGLLTLSRLERRELILNTVSLRPLVATAINLVTFSRTRENLDFKIGNLPKVKGDSILLQQVFVNLIDNAVKFSENRSPAIIEIDSTADNTIFVKDNGIGFSMEYADKLFGAFQRLHPEKNFPGTGIGLSIVQRIIHRHGGKIWVESEPEKGATFYFKLN; this comes from the coding sequence ATGACTCTTTTAATAGATTCATCTCCTTATCAGCCAATTTATGCTCTCTGGAGTAACAATTTTTATCTTTTTAATGGGGGTTTATTAGTCATTATTTTAGCCCTATTTAACCTCGTATTTAAAATTCATAACCTCAAAAAAATTAACCAACAACTCTTACAACAAATAGATCAGAGCAAGGAAACTGAAGCTCGGTTAAAACTCGTGTTTGAACACTCTTCAGATGATCTGTTATTAATGATTTTAGATCACCCCATTGACTGGAATAATAGTATAGATAAAGAAAAAACACTAGATTATGTTTTTGCTCATCAAAAAGTAATGAACATTAATCATTCTAGTCTCCAACAGTACGGAGCAACTTTAGAAGAGTTTTTAGGATTAACCCCGAATGAATTATTTGCTCATGATTTAGAGCAAGGACGAAAGCTTTGGCGTAACTTGTTTGACGCAGGAAAATTACATCAAAAAACTCATGAGCGCAAATTAGATGGTACACCTATTTTAATTGAAGGAAATTATATTTGTTTTTATGATGAACAGGGTAGAATTAAAGGACATTTGCGAATTAACCCCAACTCTAACCTATTAAAAACTCTGGAAAATAAAGCTATTCAAATTGACAAACTTTATCAAGAAATTGACACTTTTTTTTATTCAGTGTCTCATGATTTACGCGCTCCTTTACGGCATATTAATGGCTTTCTTAATGCTTTAAGAAAAGAATTAAATCAGCTTAATAATGTTGAGTTATCTAAAGTTAATCATTATTTAGAAATAATAGACGAAAGTAGTCAAAAAATGTCTCAACTGATAGATGGATTATTGACTTTGTCTCGCCTAGAACGACGAGAATTAATTTTAAATACAGTTTCTTTACGTCCTTTAGTTGCAACGGCTATTAATTTAGTGACTTTTTCTAGAACTAGAGAAAATCTTGATTTTAAAATTGGAAATTTACCGAAGGTTAAAGGGGATTCTATTTTATTGCAACAGGTATTTGTAAATTTAATTGATAATGCCGTTAAATTTAGTGAAAATCGCTCACCAGCTATTATTGAAATTGATTCAACAGCAGATAATACCATCTTTGTCAAGGATAATGGCATCGGTTTTTCTATGGAATATGCTGATAAACTTTTTGGGGCTTTTCAACGTTTGCACCCAGAGAAAAACTTTCCAGGAACGGGTATTGGATTGTCTATTGTACAGCGTATTATTCACCGTCATGGGGGAAAAATTTGGGTTGAAAGTGAGCCAGAAAAAGGAGCTACCTTTTATTTTAAACTTAACTAA
- a CDS encoding response regulator: MPIESYKILLIENDPNEIELMLLALNSDSLGMQINIDIAINGQQALEYLFERKNSDSAQSFPRLILLDLNIPLISGIEVLRKIRNHPQTTNLIVVVMTSSAEDRDIQTCYNLGVNSYIVKPINFDQYVDVVRQVGIYWMRLNEPPM, encoded by the coding sequence GTGCCGATTGAATCCTATAAAATTTTATTAATAGAAAATGACCCTAATGAAATAGAATTAATGTTATTAGCTTTAAATAGTGATAGCTTAGGAATGCAAATTAATATAGATATAGCCATCAATGGACAACAAGCTTTAGAGTATTTATTCGAGCGAAAAAACTCTGATTCGGCTCAATCTTTTCCTCGGTTGATTTTACTAGACTTAAACATTCCTTTAATTAGTGGAATAGAAGTTTTAAGAAAAATCCGTAATCATCCCCAGACGACAAATTTAATAGTAGTGGTTATGACATCTTCAGCAGAAGACAGAGACATACAAACCTGCTACAATTTAGGGGTAAATAGCTACATCGTCAAACCGATTAATTTTGATCAATATGTGGATGTAGTGCGTCAAGTAGGCATTTACTGGATGAGGTTAAATGAGCCACCTATGTAA
- a CDS encoding PEP-CTERM sorting domain-containing protein produces MGLPLCFLWIPTTQAFTPLSVTFTKIADTNTLIPDGNGNFTGFGVGSAVIYNNTIGFIGSGENQTGIYMSTSPGFLTKVADTNTPIPNDTTNFTGFGLGFFSTPYNFGSLGIQDNKVVFNGYGETGNGIYTGTDSGMLTIIADETTVIPGTSSTFTTFSSTSPDLDQHRVAFWGNDGIYRGTDPNSISLIANNQTSIPPNNNNTFAGLFNPSLKGEMVAFNGFFGGQTEASGIYMGTSPNSLNVVVDTNTLIPQGIGNFRRFGAPALEEGRVAFRGEGFNFQEGIYLGTNPESLSVIADNNTFIPNGIGKFINFGNAAFDKDTIAFWAEGEEGQQGIYLSLNGKLYKVIDLKDSLEGKTLSSLEFASSDFNTSNRGLSGNSLVFLATFTDNSQGIYQASIVPEPSTKLGVGTALTLICFFKLKKGIKRPSNH; encoded by the coding sequence TTGGGCTTGCCTTTATGTTTTTTGTGGATTCCCACAACCCAAGCTTTTACTCCTTTATCTGTCACTTTTACTAAAATAGCTGACACCAATACTTTAATTCCTGATGGAAACGGAAATTTTACCGGTTTTGGGGTGGGGTCTGCCGTTATCTACAATAACACCATTGGGTTTATTGGTTCAGGGGAAAATCAGACGGGGATATATATGTCTACCAGTCCAGGTTTTCTGACGAAAGTAGCTGATACTAACACTCCTATTCCCAATGACACAACTAATTTTACGGGCTTTGGTTTGGGGTTTTTCTCTACACCTTATAATTTCGGGTCTCTTGGAATACAGGATAATAAAGTTGTTTTTAACGGTTATGGAGAAACAGGAAACGGAATTTATACGGGTACAGATTCGGGAATGTTAACAATTATAGCGGATGAAACTACCGTTATTCCGGGGACTTCCTCTACTTTTACCACCTTTTCCTCTACCAGTCCTGATTTAGACCAGCACAGGGTCGCTTTTTGGGGAAATGATGGCATATACCGAGGAACTGACCCTAATTCTATCTCTTTAATCGCCAATAATCAAACCTCTATTCCTCCTAACAACAACAACACTTTTGCTGGATTATTTAATCCGTCTTTAAAAGGGGAAATGGTGGCTTTTAATGGTTTTTTCGGCGGTCAAACCGAAGCTAGTGGGATTTATATGGGCACAAGTCCAAACTCTTTAAATGTAGTCGTAGATACGAATACTCTTATCCCTCAAGGAATAGGAAATTTTAGACGGTTTGGCGCTCCAGCTTTAGAGGAAGGAAGGGTTGCTTTTCGAGGTGAAGGATTCAACTTTCAAGAAGGCATTTATCTAGGAACTAATCCTGAATCTTTGAGTGTCATTGCTGATAATAATACCTTTATTCCTAATGGCATCGGTAAGTTTATTAATTTTGGCAATGCTGCCTTTGATAAAGATACCATCGCCTTTTGGGCTGAAGGGGAAGAAGGACAACAAGGAATTTATCTTAGTCTCAACGGAAAGCTCTATAAAGTAATAGATCTTAAGGATTCTCTTGAGGGTAAAACTTTATCCTCTTTGGAATTTGCTTCTAGTGATTTTAACACATCGAATCGGGGATTAAGTGGTAATTCTTTAGTCTTTTTGGCGACTTTTACCGATAATTCCCAAGGCATTTATCAAGCTTCCATTGTTCCTGAACCTTCAACAAAACTTGGAGTAGGGACAGCTTTGACCTTAATCTGTTTTTTCAAACTGAAAAAAGGAATCAAGAGACCCTCTAATCATTAG
- a CDS encoding DUF2811 domain-containing protein, translating into MKSHQISLVTEIPAPLHQSLQNYLNTHPDYDQDQVFAEALSLFLNKQPKPQDNSTIIMI; encoded by the coding sequence ATGAAATCTCATCAAATTAGCTTGGTCACTGAAATTCCTGCTCCGTTACACCAATCCTTACAAAATTATTTAAATACTCATCCGGATTATGACCAAGATCAGGTTTTTGCTGAGGCTTTATCCCTATTTCTCAATAAGCAACCTAAACCCCAAGATAACTCTACAATAATTATGATTTGA
- a CDS encoding TrbI/VirB10 family protein, giving the protein MNSHLNGFKNVSEDLNNNEQVNSSPPINESLEWESRMAQLVGLEIETIAQEQVFEDNSLVLDSLSSQSQDEQIPSSFSSNPFMKLGIVGATTLIIFILAGGFLYQIMNLGHQTPKKKPLPPVTPPENTESRLQNLETEIETLKTQLAFSEQENAIKLAQKTLRTRKQTQVSSTPSSTSIPPSKNPTPAQIKTVYVPKIVTVEKIVKVPQPVPQSSPKPPSPPLPPPQNKVNPSPSPPLPPPVSPPQTRVNQPVRPPVPVSNPNPVPASPQTPSIPRTTPVQHSSPQSPKTLPVGTSAQAVLATAVFGESSRPNNSDQEANVFVVILQEPLKTSDGEVALPPDTQVLTKISSLNDKGLLYLSGTKVIWENNGNLVEKPLPQGSIGIRSGKGKPLLAKKFPSHSGSIATMDMSLFVLGGLGKVAQLFNRTESEVVTTNVGGTVITNNNNAPNMAAGALEGGLTSVIPQITQRNQQAMAEMLQRTNIWFLPAGTEVEIYINQPLQF; this is encoded by the coding sequence ATGAATTCTCATTTAAACGGCTTTAAAAATGTTTCTGAAGATTTGAACAACAATGAGCAGGTCAATTCTTCTCCTCCCATCAATGAATCATTAGAGTGGGAATCTCGGATGGCCCAATTAGTTGGCTTGGAAATTGAAACGATAGCTCAAGAACAGGTATTTGAAGACAATTCCCTAGTCTTAGACTCCCTATCCTCCCAATCTCAAGACGAACAAATCCCATCTTCTTTTTCCTCTAATCCCTTCATGAAATTAGGAATAGTGGGAGCAACAACGTTAATTATATTTATCTTAGCCGGAGGATTTTTATATCAAATCATGAACCTGGGTCATCAAACTCCAAAAAAGAAACCCCTCCCACCGGTCACTCCTCCAGAAAACACAGAATCTCGTCTCCAAAATCTAGAAACAGAAATAGAAACTCTCAAAACTCAATTAGCTTTTAGTGAACAAGAAAACGCGATTAAATTAGCTCAAAAAACCTTGAGGACAAGAAAACAGACTCAAGTTTCATCAACTCCTTCCTCTACTTCTATTCCCCCTTCAAAAAACCCAACTCCTGCCCAAATTAAAACCGTATATGTCCCTAAAATTGTCACCGTTGAGAAAATAGTTAAAGTTCCCCAACCCGTTCCTCAATCATCCCCTAAACCTCCCTCCCCTCCCCTACCTCCCCCTCAAAACAAAGTGAACCCATCTCCCTCCCCTCCCCTACCTCCCCCCGTATCTCCCCCTCAAACCAGGGTTAATCAACCGGTTAGACCTCCTGTTCCTGTCAGTAATCCTAATCCTGTACCCGCTTCCCCTCAAACCCCTTCTATTCCCAGAACGACTCCTGTTCAACACTCTTCCCCCCAGAGTCCGAAAACTTTACCAGTGGGAACTTCTGCCCAAGCGGTATTAGCAACGGCTGTTTTTGGGGAAAGCTCTAGACCGAATAATTCCGATCAAGAGGCTAACGTTTTTGTGGTCATTTTACAAGAGCCTCTCAAAACCTCTGACGGAGAAGTCGCATTACCCCCTGATACCCAGGTGCTGACCAAAATTAGCTCCTTAAATGATAAAGGATTGCTTTATTTAAGCGGAACTAAAGTGATTTGGGAAAATAATGGCAATCTGGTCGAAAAACCTTTACCTCAAGGCAGTATCGGTATTCGCTCTGGGAAAGGTAAACCCTTATTAGCTAAAAAATTTCCGAGTCACTCAGGTTCTATTGCCACGATGGATATGAGTTTATTTGTATTAGGAGGATTGGGGAAAGTAGCTCAGTTATTTAATCGAACAGAATCAGAAGTCGTGACAACTAATGTGGGAGGAACGGTTATTACTAATAATAATAACGCTCCTAATATGGCAGCAGGAGCTTTAGAAGGAGGTTTAACCTCGGTTATTCCTCAAATTACCCAGCGCAATCAACAGGCGATGGCCGAAATGCTTCAACGCACTAATATATGGTTTCTCCCCGCAGGGACAGAAGTAGAAATCTATATCAATCAACCTCTACAATTTTAA
- a CDS encoding TRAP transporter small permease subunit → MQKLLRIASVIDTINEWIGRLTYWLVLAMVFIGVWNVVGRYLGRFFGQNLTSNGLIEAQWYLFDIVFLLGAAYALKHDDHVRVDIFYKNWGTKGKALTNFIGTFIFLIPFCIMVIYFSWTTIVDSCLIWEMSSDPGGLPRCPIKVMILVSYGLLILQGISEGIKNWAIYTNQLIPQEEIHNNGL, encoded by the coding sequence TTGCAAAAACTTCTTCGTATTGCCAGCGTCATCGATACTATCAATGAATGGATAGGACGATTAACCTATTGGCTAGTTCTAGCTATGGTTTTTATCGGAGTTTGGAATGTAGTCGGACGATATTTAGGCCGGTTTTTTGGGCAAAATTTGACTTCTAATGGGTTGATAGAAGCCCAATGGTATTTGTTTGATATAGTTTTTCTTTTGGGGGCAGCTTACGCTTTGAAACATGATGATCATGTTCGCGTCGACATATTTTACAAAAATTGGGGGACAAAAGGCAAAGCTCTGACCAATTTCATCGGAACTTTTATTTTTCTTATTCCCTTTTGTATCATGGTCATTTACTTTTCCTGGACAACAATTGTCGATTCTTGTTTAATTTGGGAAATGTCTTCTGATCCGGGGGGCTTGCCTCGTTGCCCGATTAAGGTGATGATTTTAGTAAGCTATGGTCTCCTTATTTTACAAGGCATTTCAGAAGGGATTAAAAATTGGGCAATTTACACCAATCAACTGATTCCCCAGGAGGAAATACACAACAATGGCTTATGA
- a CDS encoding cell division protein SepF, with product MVGKNSELIIFELSHLEEVLPVMETLRDRQTVIVNLEKLNPSKIQRVIDWISGCTQAIDGQVIWLGELSFMFAPSTVKVKVEDSKKSSIAPLVQVS from the coding sequence ATGGTAGGAAAAAATAGTGAGCTAATCATTTTTGAATTAAGTCATCTAGAAGAGGTTTTACCAGTGATGGAAACCCTTAGAGACAGACAGACAGTCATCGTTAATCTTGAAAAGTTAAATCCCTCAAAAATTCAACGAGTTATCGATTGGATATCTGGCTGTACTCAAGCGATCGATGGTCAAGTCATTTGGCTAGGAGAATTAAGTTTTATGTTTGCTCCGAGTACCGTTAAGGTGAAAGTTGAAGACTCGAAAAAAAGCTCTATAGCTCCCTTAGTTCAAGTCAGTTAA
- a CDS encoding TRAP transporter large permease produces the protein MAYDWLGPLMFVGALIFLAFGYPVAFALGGVSILFAIIGLIVGVFDINLLMAMPARIFGIMANYTLLAIPYFIFLGSMLEKTGIAERLLETMGILFGRLRGGLALAVVLVGALLAATTGVVAATVVAMGLISLPIMLRYGYNKELATGVIAASGTLGQIIPPSVVLVVLADQLGVPVGDLFIGSVIPGLLIAGVFAVHVLVIAFLRPDVAPPLPAEVRNIGGKALGLRMIQVMIPPLILILLVLGSIFFGIATPTEAGAVGCVGAMILAAFNQQLGWLELKQVCDATLRITTMVIFILFGSTAFSLVFRGLHGDSFMSEVLTNLPGGEIGFLFISMITIFILGFFIDFFEIAFIVIPLFKPVAETLGLDLVWYGVIVGTNLQTSFLTPPFGFALFYLRGVAPPEIKTEDIYRGVIPFILLQLLVLILIVVFPQLVSFLPSLMSSSPTG, from the coding sequence ATGGCTTATGATTGGCTAGGGCCTTTAATGTTTGTCGGGGCGTTAATTTTCCTCGCTTTTGGTTATCCGGTTGCTTTTGCCCTTGGGGGGGTGTCTATCCTCTTTGCTATTATTGGTTTAATAGTGGGAGTATTTGATATTAATTTATTAATGGCCATGCCGGCGCGAATTTTCGGCATTATGGCTAATTATACTCTTTTAGCAATTCCCTATTTTATCTTTCTTGGCTCGATGTTAGAAAAAACTGGTATTGCCGAAAGATTATTAGAAACGATGGGGATTTTATTTGGAAGACTTAGAGGCGGGTTAGCGTTGGCGGTGGTTTTGGTGGGTGCATTATTGGCGGCGACAACGGGGGTAGTTGCTGCAACCGTAGTGGCGATGGGGTTAATTTCTCTGCCTATTATGTTGCGTTATGGGTATAACAAAGAGTTAGCAACGGGGGTAATTGCCGCTTCAGGAACATTAGGACAAATTATTCCCCCCAGTGTGGTATTAGTGGTTTTAGCGGATCAATTAGGTGTACCGGTAGGAGATTTATTTATTGGTTCGGTAATTCCTGGTTTGTTAATTGCAGGTGTATTTGCGGTTCATGTATTAGTTATTGCTTTTCTCAGACCAGATGTTGCCCCTCCTTTACCGGCTGAGGTGAGAAATATTGGGGGTAAAGCGTTAGGATTACGGATGATTCAGGTGATGATTCCCCCGTTAATATTAATTTTATTAGTGTTAGGAAGTATCTTTTTTGGAATTGCTACTCCTACAGAAGCCGGGGCGGTGGGATGTGTTGGGGCAATGATTTTGGCGGCTTTTAATCAACAGTTAGGTTGGCTGGAATTAAAACAAGTTTGTGATGCAACTCTTCGCATTACCACAATGGTCATTTTTATCTTATTTGGTTCGACGGCTTTTAGTTTAGTTTTTCGGGGGTTACATGGGGATAGTTTTATGTCAGAAGTGCTGACAAATTTGCCTGGAGGAGAAATCGGCTTTTTATTTATAAGTATGATAACGATTTTTATTCTGGGCTTTTTTATTGATTTTTTTGAGATTGCTTTTATTGTTATTCCTCTGTTTAAACCAGTGGCAGAAACTTTAGGATTAGATTTAGTTTGGTATGGAGTAATTGTAGGAACAAATTTACAAACTTCCTTTTTAACTCCTCCGTTTGGCTTTGCCCTGTTTTACCTTCGGGGTGTTGCTCCTCCAGAGATAAAAACAGAGGATATTTATCGTGGGGTTATTCCTTTTATTTTACTACAGTTATTAGTTTTAATCTTAATTGTGGTGTTTCCTCAGTTGGTGAGTTTTTTACCCTCTTTGATGAGTTCTAGTCCGACGGGATAA
- a CDS encoding tetratricopeptide repeat protein: MLTLVPILSFGIEPVKAQSPRSNPQPLLAQNSQNSVEVLFNQGVAKIKAGNFSAAIKDFTEVIRLNPNLPEAYNNRGNARSKLGDNKGAIEDYNQAINLNPKSEQAYYNRGKARSELGDNKGAIEDYNQALNLNPNSAEAYNNRGISRHELKDHVGAMQDLNQAIRLNPKMAEAYSNRGNVRTTIGDTFGAFKDLNHAIGLDPNSAEAYNNRGVTYARVGDYQKAFQDFNQAIGLDPQLGLAYNNRGVMRREFGDHAGAIQDLNQALRFDPKLAKAYNNRGDTHRELGNHREAIQDYDQAVRLIPDNPNIYYYRGVVRTQLGDFQGAIEDYHQAVTIDPKLFILDTRPQPR, from the coding sequence TTGTTAACACTTGTTCCTATATTGAGTTTTGGGATTGAACCTGTCAAGGCACAATCTCCTCGCTCAAACCCACAACCGTTGTTAGCTCAAAACTCTCAAAATTCGGTTGAAGTATTATTTAATCAAGGTGTCGCTAAAATCAAGGCCGGAAATTTTTCCGCAGCCATCAAAGATTTTACCGAAGTGATTCGCCTGAATCCTAATTTACCAGAAGCCTATAACAACCGGGGAAATGCTCGTAGTAAATTAGGAGATAACAAAGGCGCGATCGAAGACTATAATCAGGCTATAAACCTTAACCCTAAGTCAGAGCAAGCCTACTATAATCGAGGGAAAGCCCGTAGTGAATTAGGAGATAACAAAGGCGCGATCGAAGATTATAATCAAGCGCTCAACCTTAATCCTAACTCGGCTGAGGCTTATAATAACCGAGGAATTAGCCGTCATGAATTGAAAGATCATGTAGGGGCGATGCAAGACCTTAATCAAGCTATTCGTCTGAATCCTAAGATGGCTGAAGCTTATAGCAACCGAGGCAATGTTCGTACAACGATAGGAGATACTTTTGGGGCATTTAAAGACCTCAATCACGCTATTGGCCTTGATCCTAACTCGGCTGAGGCTTATAACAACCGAGGGGTTACTTATGCTAGAGTGGGCGATTACCAAAAGGCATTCCAAGACTTTAATCAAGCTATTGGCCTTGATCCTCAGTTAGGTCTAGCCTACAATAACCGAGGGGTTATGCGTAGAGAGTTCGGCGATCATGCCGGAGCCATTCAAGATCTTAATCAGGCCCTTCGCTTTGATCCTAAGTTGGCTAAAGCCTACAATAACCGAGGGGATACCCACAGAGAGTTAGGCAACCATCGGGAGGCTATCCAAGATTATGATCAAGCGGTTCGCCTTATTCCTGACAATCCTAATATTTATTACTATCGAGGGGTTGTTCGCACTCAGTTAGGAGATTTTCAAGGGGCGATCGAAGATTATCATCAAGCGGTTACTATTGATCCTAAACTGTTTATTTTGGATACAAGACCTCAACCGAGATAA
- a CDS encoding NAD(P)/FAD-dependent oxidoreductase produces the protein MINTKVKNSTPHKVVIVGGGFGGLYAAQHLAKAPVDVTLIDKRNFHVFQPLLYQVATGGLSPADISSPLRSLVKDNKNTEVLMGEVMTIDPDKQLVKLRYREISYDSLILATGVTHQYFGQDSWSEKAPGLKTLEDALEIRRRVFIAFETAEKELNPEKRQEWLTFVLVGGGSAGVELAGALAELAHGTLKDDFRHIKTSDARIILVHSSEHILPTYPPNLSKKARASLERLGVKVQTGTRVIDVTENTITLKQGDKVEQIQARTVLWTAGMKASGMAQILAESTGVDLDKSGRVKVTPNFNLPNYDNIYVIGDLAYYAYIKGQPLPGIAPVAMQEGQYVARLIQSRLKEKIIAPFRYIDWGNLSVIGKHAAVVDIKGFRFSGFLAWFIWLFIHVFYLLEFDNKLIVMTQWAWSYLTNSKGARLITTPGEHPVIELEDEPSVYNLST, from the coding sequence ATGATAAATACGAAAGTTAAAAATTCTACTCCTCACAAAGTTGTGATTGTTGGGGGTGGATTTGGTGGTCTTTATGCGGCACAACATTTAGCTAAAGCCCCTGTTGACGTTACCTTAATTGATAAACGTAACTTTCATGTCTTTCAACCTCTGCTTTATCAAGTCGCCACAGGTGGGTTATCTCCTGCTGATATTTCCTCTCCTCTACGTTCATTAGTAAAAGATAACAAAAATACCGAAGTGCTGATGGGAGAAGTGATGACCATTGATCCCGACAAACAACTGGTCAAATTACGTTATCGAGAAATTAGCTATGATTCCCTCATTTTAGCAACCGGTGTCACTCATCAATATTTCGGTCAAGATAGTTGGTCAGAAAAAGCCCCCGGACTCAAAACCCTTGAAGATGCTTTAGAAATACGACGGCGTGTATTTATTGCCTTTGAAACGGCGGAAAAAGAACTTAATCCCGAAAAACGCCAAGAATGGTTAACCTTTGTTCTAGTCGGGGGAGGTTCTGCCGGAGTCGAATTAGCGGGAGCATTAGCAGAATTAGCTCACGGAACTTTAAAAGACGATTTCCGCCATATTAAAACGTCTGATGCTCGCATTATTTTAGTCCACAGTTCCGAGCATATTCTCCCGACTTATCCCCCCAATTTATCCAAAAAAGCGAGAGCTTCTTTAGAACGTTTGGGCGTGAAGGTTCAAACTGGCACGAGAGTAATAGATGTCACCGAAAATACTATTACCCTCAAACAAGGGGATAAAGTTGAACAAATTCAGGCTAGAACTGTTTTATGGACGGCAGGGATGAAAGCATCAGGGATGGCTCAAATTCTCGCTGAAAGTACAGGAGTAGACCTCGATAAATCCGGACGAGTCAAAGTTACCCCTAATTTTAATCTACCCAACTATGACAATATTTATGTAATCGGGGATTTAGCCTATTATGCCTACATTAAAGGCCAACCCTTACCCGGTATTGCTCCTGTCGCTATGCAAGAGGGACAATATGTGGCGCGTCTGATTCAAAGTCGTCTCAAAGAAAAAATCATTGCTCCCTTCCGATATATTGACTGGGGGAATTTATCCGTTATTGGTAAACACGCCGCCGTAGTCGATATTAAAGGGTTTAGATTTTCCGGTTTTCTGGCTTGGTTTATTTGGTTGTTTATTCACGTCTTTTACCTGTTAGAGTTTGACAATAAGTTAATTGTGATGACTCAATGGGCTTGGAGTTATTTAACCAATAGTAAGGGCGCTCGTCTAATTACCACTCCCGGAGAACACCCTGTTATTGAACTCGAAGATGAACCCTCGGTTTACAACTTAAGTACCTAA